A region of the Dreissena polymorpha isolate Duluth1 chromosome 6, UMN_Dpol_1.0, whole genome shotgun sequence genome:
TATATTATGTTCAAACAAGCGACATAAATTCCATGACTATAAGAAAATATCATTTAGTCAATTAGTtatcttttataaaacaataaaccGTATGTAACGTTTCGGActgataattaaacaaaatactgaaaatatgcaGTTAAGTATAAAAAACCTAGTGGCACAGTGGCAACTCGCCAAATGTTGCACCCATAGGGTCACGCGGTAACAAGAGAATACATCCGATTGCTACTTACACAGGTTAGAATGCTGAGGGCCAGCCAGCATATGCGCAGACACGTTGCTGAATGCGTTGCCAGTAGGAATGTTCGGGGATCCAAAACTGCTACAATTTCCGGATGGACGATTCTCTGCATTGATGGCATCTGTAGCAAAAAATGCAGTAAAATGCGCATGCAAAATCTATGTCCGTCTTATCTTTACTCGAAAACGAGTGTCAATAGGAATCGCCAATTGATCTTTAATAAGGAATTTATAGGTGAAAAGCCAAACATGTTGACAGtgcacaaaatattgtttttaccttGTGCGCATTTCTCCAGTTGCTTCCTTTTTGCAAACTGCAAATATAAAATcagaataaatataaattattgttttaaatttatatttaattataagctCGATAAAATTCACGTTTTTGTATATAATCTAAGAAATCAAATCAAATGGTATGATcgaataaaaaatttaaatttataaattataaactttGAAGCAGAAGTAAATAAAAAGCCGAAACGGCGTCACAAGCAAACATcagtgaaaaaatataaagagttTTGGTCGTTGCAATCAATAGCATAAATAATGTTCTACGTACCAGATTAAGGAATATCGACGTCTGGTTAACCGTTTTTGCGCAACAGATCTGCTGACCGTTGTCATAGTGTTTAAGCAGTTCAGCGACTTCGGGCGTGCCTTCCGGAAATGGACTCAATGATAGTTCTGCACATGGCAGACAGAGCTTAGCGTTTCCTTCCAACTGCGCAAGTCGGTTGCGCAGGTTTTCAGTTGTCGTCTGCAATTCCTCAATCGTCTTCTGCTGTCGGATGGTCATGCTAATTGCAATTAAAGCTGCGACACAGCAAACAATAAACGCAACTGAAGTACAGATAATACATGTAGTTGCTCTGAGTTTGCTAGCTCTCACTGCATTACGATCTTTGTAACcggttgtgtttttgtttgttctttGTTCGTTATCAAATACTTCCTGGCAATTTAGCGTTTTAAAGTGGCAACGCCCAGTGCAAGTTGGTTTATTGAGTTCCTGATAATTATGCGCCTCCATGCTGGATCCTGTTGTACCCCACGTGTTATCAAAATAAAGCTCTTTTGGAGCCGTCGACATCTTGTGCTATATGTGGTCTCTTTACCGTTCTCTTTGTTATAACACCCAAAAGTTATAATATAATTCAATTGTAAAACAGCTATCCGATCAATCTTCTGAAAAATATTTATCGAATTTCACTAAAGTTATCATAGGAGTAACACAATTTTCTATTGAAGAAATTACTTCAATAATAGTGTTATTGCAATATCTAATGCATTATAGTATCATTGCATTTTCCttttaaaaacatacaaaaaaagctacaaaaaaaatgtttttttttatattttacatattaacACATTCTTTAtttatccagataagtgtgaTGCACCTTTAATTGATAATCTTGTTAATAAGACAtacactttaaaaaataattttgaatttcaTTGCCAAAAGCCATTTAGCCCGTTTATATACAAAGTACAAAAACTTACTTTAACCGCGTTGACAAATTTCTATAAccttaattattaatttaattcgCAAACAGCGTTTCGTTACAAATAACCCAGCACGAATAACTTCGCCAAGGTATAAAATAACGTTTGGGTGTCAAATATGAATTGATAACCTTCATTTTCAGAAATTTGGCGTATTTATAACTACGCTCTTTTCAAAGAGTAGAAACTACCGGTACACAGAACGATTACCTGTGATGAAATCAAACCTATTGAAGGAACATTTTTAACCTGTTAACCCAGTTTACCTTCTGACGATATCATTTCATGACCATGGagtttttaaaaacttgtgcTGATTTTcagaaactgatataaatattaatccGATAGACGTAATTTTAATTTGTCGGTATCCCAAGCTTTAATATGATTAGATAACGCATTATAATGGATGtgtataataaatgaaatacGTTCGTATGCACCTTTTAAGCATCTTTAATTGCAAGATTAAAATGATATCAACTCGTCTAATTTGTTTATTCATGATTGCAAACAACAAGTATGTATGCGaaacttatttatgtttttaatataactTATGATACACATGGTTTCTATGCTAGTTATATAGGTAATGTAGACAACTACTGTACGCATTGCTAAttagtatt
Encoded here:
- the LOC127834571 gene encoding tumor necrosis factor ligand superfamily member 10-like, whose amino-acid sequence is MSTAPKELYFDNTWGTTGSSMEAHNYQELNKPTCTGRCHFKTLNCQEVFDNEQRTNKNTTGYKDRNAVRASKLRATTCIICTSVAFIVCCVAALIAISMTIRQQKTIEELQTTTENLRNRLAQLEGNAKLCLPCAELSLSPFPEGTPEVAELLKHYDNGQQICCAKTVNQTSIFLNLFAKRKQLEKCAQDAINAENRPSGNCSSFGSPNIPTGNAFSNVSAHMLAGPQHSNLSSDGRIRNWSVGPVAPGTHLTNIKLSSDNHSVVIAESGRYFLYSQVSFLIYYNPETPLDSRSAAQSLFHSVFRYNFIYPLGDEELLRSDVTQCWEQKKDYGRYTSYVGASVQLNKGDLIYVKVSKIGFLSREEPGLTYFGLFKIG